Genomic DNA from Nonomuraea rubra:
CTCCGGGGCCGGGCGGGAGGTCTCTGCCACAGTCACGTTTTCGTCTCCGATGCCGAGGAGGGGATGATCTCTCCTCAGCATCGCGAGAGAACGTGGTCCGGCGGACCCCCGCTGTCACCCGTTCTCGCGGTAGTGCACGCCCTACCATCGGCCGCGGCGCAGGGGCGTCCCCGCCGCCTGGGGATCGGGCCGGCCCATCGCACTCAGCGTGGCACTGGACGACGACTCTCTCACCTGGTGGGGAATGGCGGGCGGCGGGGGCGCCGGCTCAGGCGAGCTGCAGGGCGGGCATCGGCTCCGGCACCGCGGCCTCGCCGAGGATGTGCAGGTCCGCGCGGAAGGCCGCCAGGTACGCCTCGCGGTCCCGGAACGTCGCGGCCAGCGCGTCGCCGTAGTCGATGAGCTGCCGGTGTGCGTGCCTGCGCGGCTCGTACCTGGCGTGGAGCAGCTTGTCGAGCAGCTCCGGGTCGTCGCCCGCCGCGCAGATGACGTCCGCCAGGATCTCGGCGTCGTGCAGCGTGTAGCTCATGCCCATGCCGGTCATCGGGTGGCAGGCGAACGCCGCGGAGCCGAGCAGGGCGGCGTTGCCCTTGTGGTACGCCTCCACGCGCAGCGACGAGACCTTGATCAGCTGCCAGGTGGCGGGCTGCAGGGCGTTGAACGCGTCCGAGCTGTCGGTCACGAACTTCTTCAGCTCGTCGAGCAGTGCGGGGATGCCGTCCTGGAAGATCTCCTTGTCGTCCTCGGGCGGTAAGCCGACGAACACGCGGGCCTGATCCCTGTTGATCGGATAGAGGTAGGTGAGCCAGCCTTCCGAGCTGAAGTACAGCCGGTTGAGCTGGGCGACGCTGGCGCTCAGCGGCACGGTGGCCACGCGCATGAGCAGCCGTTCGTACGGCATCGTCCGCTGCTCGATGCCCAGCGCCTGGCGCACGGCGGACTTGGTGCCGTCGGCGCCGATCACCACCCCGGCCCGCAACCTCCGCCCATCCTGGAGCATGAGCTCTTCAACCCTCTCACCCACCGGGCCCTGGCCGACCGCGATGTCCGCGATGCTGGCGTCGAACCAGAACTCGACGTCCTGCATCGCGCAAGAGGTGTAGATGAGCTCGACCAGCTCCCGGTAGGGACGGATGAGGAAGCCGCCGTCGGGGAAGCGGCACTCCTTGATGGGGTCGCCATCGTGGTAGTAGCGGATGAGGTCGCGTCGCAGGCCATGGCGTTCGACGAGATCGGCCAGCCCGTGCCGGGCCAGCACCCGCAGGCCCGGGGGCTTGAGGAAGTCGGCGCCCGCGCTCGGGACGGAGGGTCCCTGCTCGATGACGACGACGTTCAGGCCGCGGCGGCCCAGCAGCAAGGCCAGGAAGCAGCCGCCGAGCCCGGCGCCGACGATGGCTACGTCGCACGATGTGGTTGCCATGACGAGAGCCCTTCTGAATGGTTGAACTAGTTCGTATGCCCGCGGATGCCTGCGAGGGGGCCGGGTTCGGCCGATCGCGGCCGCGGGACAGCGTCCGTGTAGGGGTCCGTGGGGGGTGTGCGGGTCTCGACTGGCAGCAGCGCGTCGGCCTCCGCCGCCACGGTGGCGAGGGTCATACGCAGCTCGAGCAGCAGCCGGCGGGGCACCTTGACCATGACGTCGTCCGGGTCCGGCCGGAGCCGGGTGATCTTGGTCAGGGCGAGTGCTCCGATCAGCACGGAGATGGCCACGCACAGGGCGAGCGCGCCGGCCAGGCCCGCGAAGGGGCCGGTCATGAACGGGTGGTCGATCACGACGGACACGACCGCGATGCCGACGGCTCCGCCGACCATGCGGGCCATGGTGGCCGCGCCGACGGCGGAGGCGTACTGGTGGGGGCGGGCGGCCAGGGTGGTGGCGACGGAGGTGCCGGGCGCGAGCGCGCCGACCCCCACGCCGACCACGACGCTGGCGATCAGGCCCCACACGGTGGGGCCCGCCTGCGTCAGCACGAGCACGCAGGCGCCGCCGCACAGCAGCGATCCGGCGTAGATGAGACCGTACGCGCCGACCCGCTTGACGATCTTTCCGGCCAGGAAGCTCGTCACGACGACGGCGACCGAGGTGGGGGTCAGCCACATGGCCACTTCGAGCATGGGGTAGCCGAGGTGCAGCAGGTAGAGCGGCTGCACGGTGAGCAGCCCGTACGACAGCGCGCCGAACCCCCAGGTGGCCAGCCAGCCCCAGACGAACCGGGGCCGCCGCCACAGGGCCAGGTCGATCGCGGGCAGGCGGTGGTGCCTGGCCTGCGCGAACGCGCCGCCGAGCAGGGCCAGCGCGGCCAGCGCGAGCCATACCACGTCCATGCCCCAGGCCATGGCCTTGGAGATGGCCAGCACGATGACGGCGATCCCGGCGGCCAGCAGCCAGGCGCCGAGCACGTCCGGCATGCCCTTGGCGGGGGTGCGCCGGCCGGACGGGAGAGCCACGCACGCGATGAGCAGCGCCACGCCGATGATGACGTCGGGGATGAACAGCGCCCGCCAGCCGACGGTGGCGGCCAGCCAGCCGCCGCCCGCCTGCATGAGCAGGCAGCCCAGCCCGGAGGCGGAGCTCCACAGTGCGATCGCGCCGCGGCGCTGCGACTCCGGCAGCTCGCCGAGCAGCAGCCCGAGGCTGGCCGGGATCATCGCCGCGGCTCCGGCGCCCTGGACGGCCCGTGCGGCCAGCACGTACGACCAGGGCTCCACGGCGACGGTGGCGATCCCGCCCAGCACGAACACCACGAGCCCGACGGCGAGCACGCGGCGGCGGCCGAACAGGTCGGCCCAGCGGCCGGCGGTGGCCAGCAGGGCCGCGATCGGGATGAACGCCGCGCTGGTCAGCCACACCAGGTCACCCAGCGGCATGCCGGCGCCGGCGGGTGTGTACCGCAGCACTCCCACTGCCAGGGTGGTGGCCGTGGTGTCGGCCATCACCGTCAACATGACACCCGCACCGACCAGGCGCAGCATCACACCGTGACGCCGGTCCGCGCCGGTCGTGCCCGTCCCCCGGACGGCCGCTGGTGACGAACGCACGTGTCCTCCTGTATGAGCGCTATGTGAGCGTCGGCCCGTCTCCGCCGCGCGCACCCTCCGGCGGTGCGGGTGGCGGAGCTGACGTGAGTCTCCGAAGGGGCGGGGTCAGGCGCCGTAGCGGCCGGGCGAGATGATGCCGTCCGGGTCGAGCGCCGTCTTGAGCCTGTGCAGCATGCCGAGGCCGGCGGTGCTGGTCTCGGACCAGACGTCGGCGGCGGCGTGATCGATGTCGGAACGGTAGATGGCGCAGCCGTGCCCGCGCAGCAGGCAGTTGCCGTCGTTGCGGAGCTGGTGCGCGCGGTAGGGGGCGTCGGGCGCGCCGCGTTCGAAGAAGATCTGGATGACGCCGTTGGCCAGGTGCTTGCCGACCAGGTTCCACTCGACCATGAGGGCGGTGGTGTGGCGGTTCACGGCGGTCTGCATGGCGGCGAGGATCTGGTCGGTCTTGCGGGCGTGCATGGGCATCAGCGGCAGCAGCGCCAGGAAGCCCATCGCGCCCTCGTCGATCCGGTCGCAGGACGTCACGCCGAGCGCGTTGTGCACGCCGCGGCAGGTGGGGATGCCCTGCGCCATGAGCGCCCGGGGGTAGAGCGGGTCGTCGGGGCCGACCTCGGCCGCGTCCACCACGCGCAGCGCCTCGGCGCCCTCGACCTCGATGAGCGCCTTGCGCAGCAGTTCCTCGGCCAGCTCGACGGTGGCGTCGCTGCCCATGAGCGGCCCGAGGATGGTGAACAGGCTGGGGTCCACGCCGGCGGGCAGCATCCAGTCGCCGTGGTCGGGCACGAGCGACAGCTCGCGCACGCGCAGCAGCCCGTCGGCCGGGTTGCCGCGGCGCAGGAAGTCGGTGACCGCGCCGAGCGCCACGCCGACCTGGTCGCGCGGGATGCGGCCGTGCACCAGCCCGATGGTCTCCGGGCGCGGCACCAGCGACACGGCCATGGCGGTGACGATGCCCAGGTTGTGCTGCACGAACGTCTGCGTCAGGTCGGGCCCGGCGACCCGGCCGTGGTAGCGTCCCGCCGGGTCCAGCCCGCCGGTGGTGACCACGCTGCCGTCGGCCAGCACGGCCTCCAGCCCGGCCACGTCGTGGACGCGGGAGCGGACGCAGCCGTCGCCGCGGTCGAGGGCGTTGCCGATCACGGAGGTGTCGGCGCACGAGGCGGTGACGTTGAGCATCCACGGGGTGTCGCGCAGCACCGCGGCGAGCTGCCGCTGGGTGACGCCCGGCTCGACGACCGCGAAGCCGGCCTCCAGGTCGAGGCCGCGGATGCGGTTCATGCCGCCGAGGTCCACGACCACGTTGTCGTCGGTGACCGGCGTGGCCGAGCCCATGCCCCAGTTCCTGCCCGTGCTGATCGGGTAGAGGCGGCGGCGGGCGGTCATGGCGTGCCGTACGAGGGCGCGGACCTCGTCCAGGCTGTGTGGCGTCTCGATGCCCGCCACGGTGCGCGGCTGGTGGCCCCCGACGTCACGCGACCGCAGCTCGGGTCGCGATAGTCCCTGCATGACTCTCCTCAAGGGGTGAGATTCGCTCTTCCGGCTCCCTGCGTCGGAGCCGCTGTGGGGGCACACGTCAGACGGTGTGCTGGAGCAGGTCGTCGATCGAACCGATGGCCTGGTTGGACAGCTCCCTGATGCCGAGCAGGCGCTGCTCGACGTGGACGTTCTCCTCCGGGAGCGGTTCGGGGAGCGGGGCGGTGCCGGGGAAGTCGAGCGTGCCGCGGGGCGCGGTCTGCGCGGGCACCTCGTGCAGGCTGTACGGGTGGCGGCGGACGTGGTCGGTGTGCTCGCGACGGGAGCGGGCGGGCAGGTGCGGGGGGGTTCGCATGACGGGAGCTCTCCTACCGGGCTCGAACGGGGGTTTCCTGGCGACCGCTCGCCGTTGAGCGGCTGGTGGTCAGCGCGCGCCCTCCTCGGTCTCCTCGAAGCCGGGGTAGCCGGTCCGTGGAGCGACCGCCGCGGGGGTGGCCGCGGGGGTGATTCGTGGCACGCCGTGGTTGATGACGCTCGCGGCGATGCGGCGCTCCGCCAGCCCCATGTGGGGACGGCCGGCGCCGGTGGAACCCGGCCGGGCACCGGCCGAGCCTGTGATCATGGAGCTGGCGTGCACCCAGCGGCGCGACTCCGCCAGCACCTCACGCTGCGCGCGGCCCAGCTCCGAATGCCGCGCGTAGTGCTCGCAGACGGCCCGCGCCAGCACCCGTGCCATCACGAGGTGCTCCTGGCAGGCGCCCGCGATCTTCGCTTCCAGGCCGGCGACCTGGGCGAGGAGCAGTTGCAGGTGCGGCAGGGCCGAGCTGCGCTCGAACCCGTCGAGCTCGGCCAGCCGCTCCGGCCAGCGCAGCCGCCGTTCGATGGAGGCGCACACGGCGCTCACCACCTGGGCGGCGGGCTCGTCGTCCGGGGCGCGGCCGTCGAGCTGCACGGCGCGCTGCGCGGTCGGCTCGAAGTCGGTGAGCCTGCGCAGGCCGCTCTGCAGCAGGCGGATGCGGTTGTGCAGGCACGCGGCGCTCCAGCCGAGCACCAGCAGGCGGTCGGCGTCGGCCTCGCAGTGCCAGCCGACCAGCGCCACCTCGCGGGCCATGCGGTGGTGCAGCACCCATGACTCCTGCTCGCCCACGGGCGCCGGCGTGTCGATCCATACCTGGAGTCCGCCGGGGGGCAGCTCCGCGACCCCGACGTCCATGCCCTCGGGCGCGACCCTGGCGCAGATCCGCCGTACGACGCGTTGCTGGGCGGCTGTCTCCGGCGCCATGGGCGCCGGGCCTGGCAGCACACGTTCCTGGGCGACTCTCGCCCTCGGCTCGATGCTCAATCTGGGCCACCTCCCGACCCGACCTACGTAAATTGACACTTAATAGTGCCGTCCCGATCGTCGTTATGCGGCGGTTTTCTGTCAACTGCTACTTAACGCAGACGGTATGGATCGCCGGCGGCCCAGGAAGATCGAGTCGTTGATCCCGGACTTCCCGCAGGTGAATGCGCGGTTACGCGGGGTTGATGATCTAGAGTCCGTACGGTGCGGCAGATCGTGGACGACAGGCGGGGAGAAAGCCGGTGCCGGTGACCAGAGCCATGGTCGCGGCCCTGTCCATGGCCGCCGGGCTGCCCGCGTACCACGGTCCGGCGCAGGCCGGAGGCGGTTACTGCGTGCTACCTGATCGCCCCATTCAGTCCGGCCCTTACCTCGTCGCCACTGCTTCCTTCCTAGACTGGATTCATCCGAATCCGCCGCCGGCCGAACCCGAGCCGGAGGGCGCGGAACGCCTCGACTTCGCCGGGTTCCCGAACGTGTCGGCCCTCGACGTGACCGGCCCCCGCGGCCGTCCCGAGACGAAGGTGATCGCCACGTACACCACGAACGTGGACAAGGTCGTCACCCTCACCAGCGCCGCCGCCGTCTCGGAGGACGGCGGGCGCACCTTCGGCCCGGCCGGCCAGACGCCGCTGCGGGAGTCGCCGATCGAGCTGCACGACGGCCGGTTCTTCGCCACGGAGTACTACCTGGCCAGGACGGGCCCGCACACGGCTCGCCTGGGCGTGCTCACCTCGTCCGCGCTGGAGGACGGCGAGAGCTGGCTGCGCTCGGAGGCCGTCCTGACCACGCCCGGCGACCTGCTGCCCGGCGGGGCCGCGCACGGGGCGCCGATCCAGCTCGCCGACGGGACGATCCTGATCACGGCCTACGCGCGCTACAGCGGCACCGGGGCGTACCAGTCCGAGGTGTACGCCAGCCGCGACGGCGGGCGCACGTTCGAGCGGCGCGGGGTGATCGCCGAGCCCGAGCCCGGGTTCGCCTACAACGAGGCGGCGGTCGAGCAGGCGGTGGACGGCAGCCTCGTGGCGGTGCTGCGCCGCGACGGCGGCAGGTACTCCACGCTGCACCAGAGCCGCTCCACCGACGGCGGGCACACCTGGGAGCCGGTGCGGGAGCTGCGCCTGGCCGGCTACGACTGCGTGGTGCGCGGGGTGGCGCCCCGGCTGCTGCTGATGCCCGGCGGCGCGCTCGTGCTGAGCGCCGGGCGGCCGGACAACTGGCTCACGGTCTCGCCCGACGGGCTCGGGCAGGAGTGGCTGGAGCCGCGAGTGACCTACCACAACCGCGACGGCATCGTGGACGTGCGCGGCTCCTCCGGCTACACGGGGCTGGCCGCCGTCGGGCCGCACCGGTTCATCCAGGTGTTCGACAACTGCAAGCTGCCCGGGGTGCGGCCGGACGGGCTGCTCGACGAGACGGCGTGCCCGGCCCACGGCCGCTTCGAGTACGGCGGCCGGTACGCGGTCAAGCGCCTGCTGTTCGACGTCGCCACGCCCGGCACCCGGCTGGACCTGGCCGCGCTGCGCCGCCGCGGCGAACTGCGCGTCTCCACCGACATGCGCTGGACGAGCCCCCGGCGGCCCCGGACGCGCCCCGGCGGCGCGCTGGACGGCAGCACCGGCTACTGGTCGAGCGCCGTCGCCCGGGGCAGGGGCCGCTACGTGCTGCACCTGGACCGGCCGTACCCGCTGGCCCGGATCGGCCTGAGCCTGCGCCCCGGGCATCCCGCGAGCGCGCGCGTGTACGTGTCGGCGAACGGCCGCTCCTGGGGCGAGCCGGTCGTCACGATCAAGGACCGGGTCGACCACGCCCTGCGCTACGACGAGATCGGCCGCACCGCCCGGCACGTCAAGATCGTCACCGAGCCCTCGGCGGGCTGCGACCCGGAAATCGGCCGCACGTGCGCGGTGCTGAACGAAGTCGAGCTCTATTCGTGAATGCGCCGGCGGCCTGAACGATAAAGTTTTCTGCCAGTTGGGGAACGAGGTCAGAGCGGCGAATTCGAATACGCCCGCGGGGGGCCGCTCCGGCGCCCCCGCGCGACTCCTTGCCAGCCCTTACCGGCCCGGCGGCATGTCGCCGCGGCGGCCGAAGGGCATGTCTTTCTCGTCCCCGGTCACGCCCTCCTCGTCGATCTCCAGCCGCTCCTTGCGGACCTGGCCCTCGACGGTCTCCTCGTGCTGGACGTCCTGCTTGCGTACGTGGATGCGCTCGACCGGCTTGGTCTCCTTGCCGACGACGGCCCGCTCCTCGTGCAGGATCATCTCGCGGTCCTCGGCCTGGATCTCGTACGTCCCCGCGGCCTGGCCGTCGCGGATGGGCTCGCGCTCGACCACGACCTCCTCGTGCGAGAGCGGGATCGTCTGCTGGACGTTCTCGGTCTCGACGTACTTGTGCAGGCGAACGCGGCCTGTCTCCCTGCTCTCCTTGCCGATGTGCAGCTGCTCCTCCGACCGGGTCATCTCGATGTCGCGCTCGTCGGTGACGCCGCCGGTCATGCCGCCGGCCATCCCGCCGGTCATGCCGGCCCGCTCGCCGGTCAGGCCGGCGGCCTCACCGGTCAGGCCGTTGCGCTCGCGCTCCCCGGTGACCGGGCCCCGGGTACGGGCCTCGCCGGTGCGCTGGCGCGGGATGTCGGTCGGCTGCATGCCGTAGTAGCGGTAGAGATCGGCCTCCTCGCTCAGAGACAGGCGGTCGTCCACGTCGATGTTCGGCGCGCCCTTGATCATCTCCTTGTCGAAGGGGACCCGGATCTCGTCGCCCGAGCGGCGGGAGTTGGCCAGCGGGACGAAGGTCTGCTTCATCCCGAAGAACCCCGTGCGTACGGTCACCCACTCCGGCTCGCCCGAGTGATCGTTGAGGTAGATCTGGCCTACCTTTCCGATCGACTGTCCGTCCGACCCCACCACATGGCATTCGAGTAGGTTGCGGATCTCTGTTTGCATAGCCACAACGATCCCCCCGATGTGTTCGTCCTGGTTCAAAAGGGACAAATACCCTAAATCGCCATATCGCCACACAAGGATGGGGCACGTTTCGTTCTATTTCACGAAACGACTCTGAAGTTCTTTCGGATCAGCCCTCCTGGGCTTTTTCGAGCGCGTCCAGATGTTGCTGGAGGGACTGCTGAGCCGCGCCGGCCAGCGCCTTCACCGTCTGGTTCGAGCCCTTGGAGACCTCGGTCTTGGTAGCGGCCAGCGCCTCCTTGTGCGCCTTGATCATGCCCGAAAGGAAGTCCTCGTCGAAGTCCTGCCCTGAGGAGCCGCGCAGCCGTACCACCTCGGCCCGCTGCGCCTTGGACGGGGAGGTGGGCAGCTGGATGCCGAGTTGCGTGGCCGTCTGGGTGACCTTGGTGTCCAGCTTCGTGTGGTCCTGGACGAGCATCTTGCCGACGGCCTTGACCTGCTTGGTGGTGCCCTTGCCCATCGCCAGCCGGCCCGCCTGCACCTCGGACAGGTTGCCCTCGTGGATGGTCCGCATCCAGGTCTTGTCCTGCTCGGACGGCTGGGTGTCGGTCCGCGCGGGCACCGCCGCGGTGTTCGGCGCCACGGCGG
This window encodes:
- a CDS encoding FAD-dependent monooxygenase, with protein sequence MATTSCDVAIVGAGLGGCFLALLLGRRGLNVVVIEQGPSVPSAGADFLKPPGLRVLARHGLADLVERHGLRRDLIRYYHDGDPIKECRFPDGGFLIRPYRELVELIYTSCAMQDVEFWFDASIADIAVGQGPVGERVEELMLQDGRRLRAGVVIGADGTKSAVRQALGIEQRTMPYERLLMRVATVPLSASVAQLNRLYFSSEGWLTYLYPINRDQARVFVGLPPEDDKEIFQDGIPALLDELKKFVTDSSDAFNALQPATWQLIKVSSLRVEAYHKGNAALLGSAAFACHPMTGMGMSYTLHDAEILADVICAAGDDPELLDKLLHARYEPRRHAHRQLIDYGDALAATFRDREAYLAAFRADLHILGEAAVPEPMPALQLA
- a CDS encoding MFS transporter translates to MRSSPAAVRGTGTTGADRRHGVMLRLVGAGVMLTVMADTTATTLAVGVLRYTPAGAGMPLGDLVWLTSAAFIPIAALLATAGRWADLFGRRRVLAVGLVVFVLGGIATVAVEPWSYVLAARAVQGAGAAAMIPASLGLLLGELPESQRRGAIALWSSASGLGCLLMQAGGGWLAATVGWRALFIPDVIIGVALLIACVALPSGRRTPAKGMPDVLGAWLLAAGIAVIVLAISKAMAWGMDVVWLALAALALLGGAFAQARHHRLPAIDLALWRRPRFVWGWLATWGFGALSYGLLTVQPLYLLHLGYPMLEVAMWLTPTSVAVVVTSFLAGKIVKRVGAYGLIYAGSLLCGGACVLVLTQAGPTVWGLIASVVVGVGVGALAPGTSVATTLAARPHQYASAVGAATMARMVGGAVGIAVVSVVIDHPFMTGPFAGLAGALALCVAISVLIGALALTKITRLRPDPDDVMVKVPRRLLLELRMTLATVAAEADALLPVETRTPPTDPYTDAVPRPRSAEPGPLAGIRGHTN
- a CDS encoding FAD-binding oxidoreductase; the protein is MQGLSRPELRSRDVGGHQPRTVAGIETPHSLDEVRALVRHAMTARRRLYPISTGRNWGMGSATPVTDDNVVVDLGGMNRIRGLDLEAGFAVVEPGVTQRQLAAVLRDTPWMLNVTASCADTSVIGNALDRGDGCVRSRVHDVAGLEAVLADGSVVTTGGLDPAGRYHGRVAGPDLTQTFVQHNLGIVTAMAVSLVPRPETIGLVHGRIPRDQVGVALGAVTDFLRRGNPADGLLRVRELSLVPDHGDWMLPAGVDPSLFTILGPLMGSDATVELAEELLRKALIEVEGAEALRVVDAAEVGPDDPLYPRALMAQGIPTCRGVHNALGVTSCDRIDEGAMGFLALLPLMPMHARKTDQILAAMQTAVNRHTTALMVEWNLVGKHLANGVIQIFFERGAPDAPYRAHQLRNDGNCLLRGHGCAIYRSDIDHAAADVWSETSTAGLGMLHRLKTALDPDGIISPGRYGA
- a CDS encoding exo-alpha-sialidase, yielding MPVTRAMVAALSMAAGLPAYHGPAQAGGGYCVLPDRPIQSGPYLVATASFLDWIHPNPPPAEPEPEGAERLDFAGFPNVSALDVTGPRGRPETKVIATYTTNVDKVVTLTSAAAVSEDGGRTFGPAGQTPLRESPIELHDGRFFATEYYLARTGPHTARLGVLTSSALEDGESWLRSEAVLTTPGDLLPGGAAHGAPIQLADGTILITAYARYSGTGAYQSEVYASRDGGRTFERRGVIAEPEPGFAYNEAAVEQAVDGSLVAVLRRDGGRYSTLHQSRSTDGGHTWEPVRELRLAGYDCVVRGVAPRLLLMPGGALVLSAGRPDNWLTVSPDGLGQEWLEPRVTYHNRDGIVDVRGSSGYTGLAAVGPHRFIQVFDNCKLPGVRPDGLLDETACPAHGRFEYGGRYAVKRLLFDVATPGTRLDLAALRRRGELRVSTDMRWTSPRRPRTRPGGALDGSTGYWSSAVARGRGRYVLHLDRPYPLARIGLSLRPGHPASARVYVSANGRSWGEPVVTIKDRVDHALRYDEIGRTARHVKIVTEPSAGCDPEIGRTCAVLNEVELYS
- a CDS encoding DUF2382 domain-containing protein, with the protein product MQTEIRNLLECHVVGSDGQSIGKVGQIYLNDHSGEPEWVTVRTGFFGMKQTFVPLANSRRSGDEIRVPFDKEMIKGAPNIDVDDRLSLSEEADLYRYYGMQPTDIPRQRTGEARTRGPVTGERERNGLTGEAAGLTGERAGMTGGMAGGMTGGVTDERDIEMTRSEEQLHIGKESRETGRVRLHKYVETENVQQTIPLSHEEVVVEREPIRDGQAAGTYEIQAEDREMILHEERAVVGKETKPVERIHVRKQDVQHEETVEGQVRKERLEIDEEGVTGDEKDMPFGRRGDMPPGR
- a CDS encoding DUF4142 domain-containing protein gives rise to the protein MRTSLTLPLAAAALAALTGCAAVAPNTAAVPARTDTQPSEQDKTWMRTIHEGNLSEVQAGRLAMGKGTTKQVKAVGKMLVQDHTKLDTKVTQTATQLGIQLPTSPSKAQRAEVVRLRGSSGQDFDEDFLSGMIKAHKEALAATKTEVSKGSNQTVKALAGAAQQSLQQHLDALEKAQEG